One Cryobacterium roopkundense genomic region harbors:
- a CDS encoding ABC transporter permease has product MSILAAAQARRVKRMPTPALWVAAGFLLLLVASAVMPWLFTDADPLRTDIGEALLAPSLGHPFGTDQAGRDVFARVVYGSRYSLAIGFGATLIALVAGLLIGSVAGLMRRVGDGVLSRAIEIVMAFPEFLLALIVIAIIGPGEASLLVAVAIAVIPSYARVARVQTLVVKRAGYVEAARTLGVSPAVTVLRHVVPNALGPLLVMATMGIGTAITAAAGLSFLGLGPKPPTPEWGLILAEGRNFLATAWWIAVFPGIVITATVVCTSILGRHLQARAAGRQR; this is encoded by the coding sequence ATGAGCATTCTCGCCGCCGCCCAAGCCCGACGGGTGAAGCGGATGCCGACCCCGGCCCTCTGGGTCGCCGCCGGCTTCCTCCTACTCCTCGTGGCGTCCGCTGTGATGCCCTGGCTCTTCACCGACGCCGACCCGCTCCGCACCGACATTGGGGAGGCGCTGCTGGCGCCCAGCCTCGGGCATCCGTTCGGCACCGACCAGGCCGGTCGTGACGTGTTCGCGCGGGTGGTCTACGGCTCGCGGTACTCGCTCGCGATCGGGTTCGGCGCGACCCTGATCGCCCTCGTGGCGGGACTACTGATCGGCTCGGTCGCGGGGCTGATGCGCCGTGTCGGCGACGGAGTGCTGAGCCGAGCGATCGAGATCGTGATGGCCTTCCCCGAGTTCCTGCTCGCGCTGATCGTGATCGCGATTATCGGTCCGGGGGAGGCGAGCCTGCTCGTGGCTGTGGCCATCGCGGTGATTCCCTCGTACGCTCGAGTCGCCCGGGTGCAGACGCTCGTCGTGAAGCGAGCTGGGTACGTGGAGGCCGCGCGCACCCTCGGTGTCTCGCCCGCGGTCACCGTGCTGCGCCACGTGGTGCCGAACGCGCTCGGGCCGCTGCTCGTGATGGCCACCATGGGAATCGGCACGGCCATCACGGCCGCCGCCGGCCTCAGTTTTCTGGGCCTCGGGCCGAAGCCGCCCACGCCGGAGTGGGGACTGATTCTCGCGGAGGGGCGCAACTTTCTGGCGACAGCCTGGTGGATCGCCGTTTTCCCTGGGATCGTGATCACGGCCACCGTCGTCTGCACGAGTATTCTCGGCCGGCACCTGCAGGCCCGCGCGGCGGGACGGCAGCGATGA
- a CDS encoding dipeptide ABC transporter ATP-binding protein — MSVVSVRNLRIVMPGSTTAVVDGVSFGIEAGECLGIVGESGAGKTLTARSLIGRAGHGVTADELTVAGVDARGLTDRGWRGLRGGRVGLVSQDALVSLDPLRRVGAEVAEPLEVHEPGLGRALRSRRVLELLGQVAMPEPALRAQQYPHELSGGLRQRALIASAIAASPGLLIADEPTTALDATVQAQIVRLLRELKESGLALLLISHDLGVIRELADRVAVMKDGRFVEVQDAGDLFAAPRHPYTRELLAAASLGSAAVPVPGPVVLAARDLAASFGTLRAVDGVSFELRAGHTVGIVGESGSGKSTVARMLLGTQSPTRGSVLLRGEPWSEVPERQRRGRRGGIQIIHQDALSAFDPRATVLHILSEAIALGGTGRRLRRARAVELLAQVALTDTLLGRRPHELSGGQRQRVAIARALSREPSILVCDEPVSALDAQVQAQVLELLASLQASTGLAMVFISHDLAVVRALSHEILVMKEGVVVEQGPAAELFAAPRHPFTRELLAAHR; from the coding sequence ATGAGCGTCGTGAGTGTGCGCAACCTGCGCATAGTCATGCCTGGGTCAACGACCGCCGTGGTTGACGGGGTGTCGTTCGGCATTGAGGCGGGGGAGTGCCTCGGCATCGTGGGGGAGTCCGGAGCCGGCAAGACCCTCACTGCTCGCAGCCTGATCGGGCGCGCGGGGCACGGAGTGACGGCCGACGAGCTCACGGTGGCCGGAGTCGACGCGCGCGGCCTCACCGATCGAGGCTGGCGTGGCCTGCGTGGCGGCCGTGTGGGACTCGTGAGCCAGGACGCGCTTGTGTCACTCGACCCGCTGCGACGCGTGGGCGCCGAGGTGGCGGAGCCCCTCGAGGTGCACGAACCGGGGCTCGGCCGCGCTCTGCGTTCGCGCCGCGTGCTGGAGTTGCTCGGGCAGGTCGCCATGCCCGAACCGGCCCTGCGCGCGCAGCAGTATCCGCACGAACTCTCCGGCGGGCTGCGCCAGCGGGCGCTCATCGCCTCGGCCATCGCCGCGTCACCTGGCCTGCTGATCGCCGACGAACCGACGACCGCCCTCGACGCCACCGTGCAGGCGCAGATCGTGCGGTTGTTGCGCGAGCTCAAGGAGTCGGGCCTCGCTCTGCTGTTGATCAGCCACGACCTGGGCGTGATCCGCGAGCTCGCCGACCGGGTGGCCGTGATGAAAGATGGACGGTTCGTGGAGGTGCAGGACGCGGGTGACCTCTTTGCCGCGCCGCGGCATCCGTATACTCGCGAGTTGCTCGCGGCTGCCTCTCTGGGTTCCGCTGCGGTGCCGGTGCCCGGCCCCGTGGTGTTGGCCGCGCGTGACCTGGCCGCGTCATTCGGAACCCTGCGGGCCGTCGACGGTGTCTCGTTCGAGCTGCGCGCCGGCCACACCGTGGGCATCGTGGGCGAATCGGGCTCCGGCAAGAGCACCGTGGCACGGATGCTGCTGGGTACGCAGTCGCCCACCCGCGGCTCGGTGCTGCTCCGCGGCGAACCCTGGAGCGAGGTGCCTGAACGGCAACGCCGCGGTCGCCGCGGCGGGATCCAGATCATTCACCAGGACGCGCTGAGCGCCTTCGATCCCCGCGCCACCGTGCTGCACATTCTGTCTGAGGCGATTGCCCTCGGTGGCACGGGTCGCCGGCTGCGGAGGGCCCGGGCCGTGGAGCTGCTCGCGCAGGTCGCGCTCACAGACACGCTGCTCGGGCGGCGCCCGCACGAACTCTCCGGCGGTCAGCGGCAACGAGTGGCGATCGCCCGGGCGCTCTCGCGCGAGCCGAGCATCCTGGTGTGCGACGAGCCGGTGTCGGCGCTCGACGCGCAGGTTCAGGCCCAGGTGCTCGAACTGCTGGCCTCGCTGCAGGCATCGACGGGGCTCGCGATGGTGTTCATCTCGCACGACCTCGCCGTGGTGCGCGCCCTCAGCCACGAGATCCTCGTGATGAAGGAGGGTGTTGTCGTGGAGCAGGGGCCGGCAGCCGAGCTGTTCGCCGCGCCGCGGCATCCGTTCACCCGTGAGTTGCTCGCCGCCCACCGCTAG
- a CDS encoding helix-hairpin-helix domain-containing protein, which translates to MTESAEALPKIGAPATRALAAAGVTSLADVRRSSLDDMAALHGVGPKAIRLLREALDHTEAT; encoded by the coding sequence ATGACCGAGTCCGCCGAAGCGCTTCCGAAAATCGGGGCTCCGGCGACCCGCGCCCTCGCCGCCGCCGGAGTCACTTCGCTGGCCGACGTGCGTCGGTCTTCTCTCGACGACATGGCCGCGCTGCACGGCGTGGGGCCGAAGGCGATCCGGCTGCTGCGCGAAGCTCTTGACCACACGGAGGCGACCTGA
- a CDS encoding toxin-antitoxin system YwqK family antitoxin, which translates to MPEMNNDTTPEGEHTERYADGAVKARGLRIDGELEGYWEWFRKDGSKMRAGSFAHGEQVGEWITYDRAGAPHKITQMKGPAAEG; encoded by the coding sequence ATGCCCGAGATGAACAACGACACCACACCAGAAGGCGAACACACCGAGCGGTATGCCGACGGCGCAGTCAAGGCGCGCGGGCTCCGGATCGACGGTGAACTCGAGGGGTACTGGGAGTGGTTCCGCAAGGACGGCTCCAAGATGCGCGCGGGCAGCTTCGCCCACGGCGAGCAGGTGGGCGAATGGATCACCTACGACCGCGCCGGGGCGCCACACAAGATTACACAGATGAAGGGGCCAGCTGCCGAGGGGTGA
- the msrA gene encoding peptide-methionine (S)-S-oxide reductase MsrA, translating into MTGTTEKAILAGGCFWGAQQLLRRRAGVISTRVGYSGGDVPNATYRHHGTHAETVEIVFDPTVISYREVLEFFFQIHDPSTRDRQGNDVGVSYRSAIFYTSDEQKRVAEDTIADVDASGIWPGKVVTEVSAAGPFWEAEEGHQDYLEKYPSGYTCHFVRPGWKLPSRNAEPAR; encoded by the coding sequence ATGACTGGCACAACGGAAAAGGCGATACTGGCCGGCGGCTGTTTCTGGGGAGCCCAGCAGCTGCTGCGCCGACGCGCTGGCGTGATTTCCACCCGGGTGGGCTATTCAGGCGGCGACGTCCCCAACGCCACCTATCGCCACCACGGCACCCACGCCGAGACAGTGGAGATCGTCTTCGATCCCACGGTCATCTCGTATCGCGAGGTGCTCGAGTTCTTCTTCCAGATCCATGACCCCTCGACGCGAGACCGCCAAGGCAATGACGTGGGAGTCAGCTACCGTTCGGCGATCTTCTACACGAGCGACGAGCAGAAGCGCGTCGCTGAAGACACCATCGCGGACGTGGACGCCTCCGGCATCTGGCCGGGCAAGGTGGTCACAGAGGTGAGCGCCGCCGGCCCGTTCTGGGAAGCCGAGGAGGGGCACCAGGACTACCTCGAGAAGTACCCGTCCGGATACACCTGCCATTTCGTGCGCCCGGGCTGGAAGCTCCCGAGTCGTAACGCGGAGCCCGCCCGCTAG
- a CDS encoding DUF389 domain-containing protein: MALRPARLAMNDLADMRESVFFDGPRARERTTRFWILLVLSSIIAAAGVAADSTATVIGAMIVAPLLLPIQATMLATVLGDRGNLVRSLALVLGGAALAIGIGVLLGLIVPVDVVAESNVQVASRVSPRLIDLLAALATGAVGSIALVRRDISDTLPGVAIAISLVPPLSVVGLTLEAGAFAESLRALLLFVTNVAAILATGIVVMALYGVNGLLSKPATPRERRARLRRGILVSAIMGLVILLPLTVASVTVAQSSSREASVQLVAESWATDAGWELFSVATDRGEVTVRVEGALPLPNTEELERRLRSAGIDPTDVHVDLVPVYSVDF; this comes from the coding sequence ATGGCACTGAGGCCGGCGCGTCTGGCGATGAATGACCTCGCCGACATGCGCGAATCCGTGTTCTTTGACGGGCCCCGGGCCCGTGAGCGGACCACCAGATTCTGGATCCTGCTCGTGCTCTCCTCGATCATCGCTGCCGCGGGCGTGGCGGCCGATTCGACCGCCACCGTGATTGGGGCGATGATCGTCGCGCCGCTGCTGCTGCCGATCCAGGCGACGATGCTCGCTACCGTGCTGGGGGACCGGGGCAACCTCGTGCGATCGCTGGCGCTCGTTCTCGGGGGCGCGGCGCTCGCGATCGGCATTGGCGTGCTGCTGGGTCTGATCGTTCCCGTCGATGTCGTGGCTGAAAGCAACGTGCAGGTCGCGTCGCGGGTGAGCCCGCGGCTGATCGACCTGCTCGCCGCGCTGGCCACCGGTGCGGTCGGCTCGATTGCCCTGGTGCGCCGGGACATTTCCGACACCCTTCCGGGTGTGGCCATCGCGATATCGCTCGTGCCGCCGTTGTCGGTGGTCGGACTGACACTCGAGGCTGGGGCCTTCGCCGAGTCCCTCAGAGCCCTTCTCCTGTTCGTGACGAACGTCGCGGCGATCCTCGCCACCGGCATCGTGGTTATGGCGCTGTACGGCGTCAACGGCCTGCTGTCGAAGCCGGCCACGCCGCGTGAGCGCCGGGCACGGCTGCGGCGGGGAATCCTGGTCTCGGCCATAATGGGGCTGGTCATCCTGCTGCCGCTCACGGTGGCGAGCGTCACCGTTGCACAGTCGTCGTCGCGGGAGGCATCCGTTCAGTTGGTCGCCGAATCCTGGGCGACAGATGCCGGTTGGGAGCTTTTCAGCGTGGCCACGGACCGGGGCGAGGTTACAGTGCGGGTGGAAGGAGCCCTCCCGCTCCCCAACACCGAGGAGCTGGAGCGGCGACTTCGCTCTGCCGGCATCGACCCCACGGACGTACATGTCGACCTCGTGCCCGTCTACTCCGTCGACTTCTGA